In one window of Meiothermus sp. DNA:
- a CDS encoding response regulator transcription factor, which translates to MALVLLIEDDLGVREALRLGLELEGYQVLEAASGAEGLRKLAEGPDMVVLDVLLPGGDGFGVLREIRRVSAVPVLMLTALDEVEWRVKGLREGADDYLVKPYALSELVARLEALLRRSKRDAEVLSYADVLLYPRKMEARRGERLLELSPKALQILQCFLEHPERLLPKETLMQRVWGEEVEPNTLEVHLSALRRALGEPMLLHTLRGHGYILRK; encoded by the coding sequence ATGGCCTTGGTGCTGCTGATCGAAGACGATCTGGGGGTACGTGAAGCGTTGCGCTTGGGGCTGGAGCTCGAGGGCTACCAGGTACTGGAAGCGGCCAGTGGCGCCGAGGGTTTGCGCAAGCTGGCCGAGGGCCCGGATATGGTGGTGCTGGATGTGCTGTTGCCGGGGGGCGATGGATTTGGGGTTTTGCGCGAGATTCGCCGGGTGAGTGCGGTGCCGGTGCTGATGCTCACGGCCCTGGACGAGGTGGAGTGGCGGGTCAAAGGCCTGCGTGAAGGGGCCGACGACTATCTGGTCAAACCCTACGCCCTTTCGGAGCTCGTGGCCCGCCTCGAGGCCCTGTTGCGTCGCAGTAAGCGCGACGCGGAGGTGCTCTCCTACGCCGATGTACTGCTGTACCCACGCAAAATGGAGGCCCGCCGGGGGGAGCGGCTGCTGGAGCTTTCGCCTAAAGCCTTGCAGATATTGCAGTGTTTTTTGGAGCACCCCGAGCGCCTCTTGCCCAAGGAAACCCTGATGCAGCGGGTCTGGGGCGAGGAAGTCGAGCCCAACACCCTCGAGGTGCACCTTTCTGCGTTGCGCCGTGCCTTGGGTGAGCCCATGCTGCTCCACACCCTGCGAGGGCATGGCTATATCTTGAGGAAGTGA
- a CDS encoding HAMP domain-containing sensor histidine kinase, with amino-acid sequence MTLRLRLLLWLLLALALLWVPLGVLTVRQAQRTVQDTLERAALFRLGFLVSQGQVRIQDLAQIVQEFGGVGFILSPAGRIAYTDLGDYQLPEGLEEALSQGQSFRQIRDNWLWVALPSDVGGLGLGTPLEEVAALPQRLLQIYLGIGGVLALLAFTVGAFGLSRSLRPLDTVSRELARRNAENLEPLPSPLLPEARPAVEAMNTLMNELKAALHRLKVQEQAARRFAYGASHELRNPLAALKGYLEVLQRRPGEPRATEGALREALRMESLLQGLLTLARLEGQGRVPVEPLNLKAFLEQRGLQVEGSGWVEADPRLLSLVIENLVQNAQKHAGGLEKIVLEPEHKGFWLWVYDRGPGFPNEVLPRAFEAFVKNDRSDGVGLGLAMVAAIAQGMGGKARAENRPGGGARVGVWLPGARG; translated from the coding sequence ATGACCCTTCGCCTGCGACTACTCCTGTGGCTGCTGCTGGCCCTGGCCCTGCTCTGGGTTCCGCTGGGTGTTTTAACGGTTCGGCAGGCCCAGCGCACCGTGCAGGATACCCTCGAGCGGGCCGCCCTCTTCAGGCTGGGTTTTCTGGTCAGTCAAGGGCAGGTGCGCATTCAGGATTTGGCGCAAATAGTGCAGGAGTTCGGCGGGGTTGGCTTTATCCTGAGCCCCGCAGGCCGCATTGCCTACACCGACCTGGGCGATTATCAACTCCCCGAGGGCCTCGAGGAGGCGCTGTCCCAGGGCCAGAGCTTTCGCCAGATTCGGGACAACTGGTTGTGGGTGGCGCTGCCCAGCGACGTGGGGGGATTGGGCCTGGGCACCCCTCTGGAAGAGGTGGCCGCTCTACCCCAGCGGTTGCTGCAGATTTATCTGGGGATTGGGGGTGTGCTGGCCCTGCTGGCGTTTACGGTGGGGGCCTTTGGCCTTTCCCGGTCGCTGCGTCCGCTGGACACGGTTTCGCGGGAACTGGCCCGGCGCAACGCCGAAAACCTCGAGCCGCTTCCGTCGCCCCTGCTTCCCGAAGCCCGTCCTGCGGTGGAAGCCATGAATACCCTGATGAACGAGCTTAAAGCCGCTCTGCACCGGCTCAAAGTGCAGGAGCAGGCTGCGCGGCGTTTTGCCTACGGGGCCTCGCACGAACTGCGCAACCCCCTGGCTGCCCTCAAGGGCTACCTGGAGGTGTTGCAGCGCCGGCCCGGGGAACCCAGGGCCACCGAGGGCGCCCTGCGCGAGGCGCTGCGCATGGAGTCGCTTTTGCAGGGCTTGCTAACCCTGGCCCGGCTGGAAGGCCAGGGCCGGGTACCGGTAGAGCCGCTGAACTTGAAAGCTTTTCTCGAGCAACGCGGGCTACAGGTTGAGGGGAGTGGATGGGTGGAGGCCGACCCCAGGCTGCTTTCGCTGGTGATTGAAAACCTTGTTCAGAACGCCCAAAAGCACGCTGGTGGTCTGGAGAAGATTGTGCTCGAGCCCGAGCATAAAGGGTTCTGGCTTTGGGTCTACGACCGAGGCCCCGGCTTCCCGAACGAGGTTCTGCCCAGAGCTTTCGAAGCTTTCGTCAAGAACGACCGAAGCGATGGGGTAGGCCTGGGCTTAGCGATGGTAGCCGCTATCGCCCAGGGAATGGGAGGCAAGGCCCGCGCCGAGAATCGCCCCGGGGGTGGGGCCCGGGTGGGGGTTTGGTTGCCTGGGGCCAGGGGCTAA